The Plectropomus leopardus isolate mb unplaced genomic scaffold, YSFRI_Pleo_2.0 unplaced_scaffold28213, whole genome shotgun sequence genome segment TGTTTATCTCATCTAGTTCTGTTCATTgttctctgtttattttatttatttgtctctttgtttcatttattaatcTTGTTTATCTAATGTatctctgtttattttatttagttatatttgtttatttttttctgcatatttatttcatttttctctgtttaggTTTCTATattctttgtctgtttattttatttatttatctttgtttatttagttCATTTATCTCTAtgttatttctgtctgtttatctcctgtattttgttttttctctttatttatgaCGTTGGCTCTGTTTAACTCCTGTTTATCTCACGTATGTCACCAGACATTGGgctttttttacattaaagctgtattttcacctcctcatcctcgtcctctctccctcctcctcctcagagatGGCTGGCGGCAGCCGACCTGCGGCCGGAGGTGTACCGTCACCTGGCGGTGTATGTACCCAGAATCCTTTGCGTGGGGCCaagtggaggcagcagcagggaggagcagagggaggagcagagggaggagctGGCCTGTCAGCTGCTCCTCCTGGCCCCTCTGGAGTGGCTCCTGCTGGGGGAGGACCCAGCCATCGGCCTGCC includes the following:
- the LOC121938015 gene encoding E3 ubiquitin-protein ligase UBR2-like, translated to RWLAAADLRPEVYRHLAVYVPRILCVGPSGGSSREEQREEQREELACQLLLLAPLEWLLLGEDPAIGLPLLQENNQPSPLCGHVFKVGEPTYSCRECAADPTCVLCMQCFLGSIHKEHRYRV